The proteins below are encoded in one region of Nitrospira sp.:
- a CDS encoding methyltransferase yields MARRSPKPDRIMHLGIGFWASKTLLVAVEFGLFTELAKGPLDGETLRTRLGLHERSARDFFDALVALGMLKRTGSRYANTPETAAFLDRNKPSYLGGILEMANSRLYGFWDSLAEGLRTGKPQNEVKTGGDFFGTLYNDPEGLKGFLKAMTGLSAAAGRAIAKKFPWKKYRTFTDVGCAQGGVAVEIALAFTHLTGQGMDLPVVRPIFEAYAQQRGVAKRLTFYPGNFFEDPMPPSDVIVMGHILHDWNLDEKLMLLRKAYEAVPANGAVIVHEALIDDERKQNVFGLLMSLNMLIETHGGFDFTGADCRKWMKEVGFRRTQVERLGGPDGMVIGYK; encoded by the coding sequence ATGGCACGTCGTTCGCCCAAACCGGATCGCATCATGCACCTCGGCATTGGGTTTTGGGCGTCGAAGACCCTCCTCGTCGCTGTGGAGTTCGGCCTGTTTACGGAGCTGGCCAAAGGGCCGCTCGACGGTGAGACCCTCCGCACACGGCTGGGTCTGCATGAACGGAGCGCACGGGATTTCTTCGATGCACTGGTCGCCTTGGGCATGCTCAAGCGCACCGGGAGCCGCTATGCGAATACGCCGGAGACCGCCGCGTTCCTGGATCGTAATAAGCCCTCGTATTTGGGCGGAATACTCGAAATGGCCAACTCACGGTTGTACGGGTTCTGGGACTCGCTCGCCGAAGGTCTGCGAACCGGGAAGCCTCAGAACGAGGTGAAAACGGGGGGCGACTTTTTCGGCACGTTATACAACGATCCCGAGGGGCTCAAGGGCTTTCTCAAGGCGATGACCGGACTCAGCGCGGCAGCCGGCCGCGCCATTGCGAAAAAATTTCCATGGAAGAAGTATCGCACGTTTACCGACGTGGGTTGTGCGCAGGGTGGGGTGGCGGTCGAGATCGCCCTTGCGTTCACGCACCTGACCGGACAGGGGATGGATCTACCGGTCGTACGGCCTATTTTCGAGGCCTATGCGCAGCAGCGAGGGGTGGCGAAACGCCTCACCTTTTATCCCGGCAATTTCTTCGAAGACCCCATGCCACCCAGCGACGTGATCGTGATGGGGCACATTCTGCACGACTGGAATCTCGACGAGAAACTGATGCTCCTGCGGAAGGCCTATGAGGCCGTTCCTGCCAACGGAGCGGTGATCGTCCATGAGGCGCTGATCGACGATGAACGGAAACAGAATGTCTTCGGCCTGCTCATGAGTCTGAACATGCTCATTGAAACGCACGGCGGATTCGACTTCACGGGGGCCGACTGCCGGAAGTGGATGAAGGAAGTCGGATTCCGGCGCACGCAGGTCGAACGGCTGGGTGGTCCCGATGGGATGGTGATTGGGTACAAGTAG
- a CDS encoding transporter, with amino-acid sequence MPVSLQAFILIFVAGAALRTLGVLTKAHAERLAGFVFCVTLPATIVLSLDGVTFAPTAWKLPLAAWMITCPIVGLAWILARSWELPRPAQGGFMLATGCINSVYFAYPVILATLGEAGLARAVLFDLGQTALTLTGLYAIAVWHGQTDEAPRSVLRRLLLTPPLWALAAILVVKAVGVSLAPWVRDVLTPLHLCTTPLASLVLGLSMTFTALRRTVWLALAGVMLRMGGGLTIGWLVVSLLELTDMARLVVLLIAGMPSAVTAVIFASETRLDEDLVASIVALSICVGVAVLPGLPSLVTWLNG; translated from the coding sequence ATGCCCGTCTCTCTGCAAGCCTTCATTCTCATCTTCGTCGCCGGAGCGGCCCTCCGCACACTGGGCGTGCTCACCAAAGCCCATGCGGAGCGATTGGCCGGGTTCGTTTTTTGCGTTACGCTGCCCGCTACCATCGTGCTGTCGCTCGACGGCGTGACGTTCGCCCCTACGGCATGGAAACTGCCGCTCGCCGCGTGGATGATTACATGTCCGATCGTGGGTTTGGCCTGGATACTGGCGCGATCCTGGGAATTGCCGCGTCCCGCTCAAGGCGGGTTCATGCTGGCGACGGGCTGCATCAACTCGGTGTACTTCGCCTACCCGGTGATCTTGGCGACCCTGGGCGAAGCCGGCTTGGCGCGAGCTGTCCTCTTCGATCTCGGACAGACCGCGTTGACCCTGACCGGATTGTACGCCATCGCAGTTTGGCACGGCCAAACGGATGAAGCCCCGCGCTCAGTCCTGAGACGACTGCTCCTGACACCCCCGCTCTGGGCCTTAGCGGCGATCCTCGTCGTGAAAGCCGTCGGAGTTTCCCTCGCGCCGTGGGTCCGCGACGTCCTCACCCCATTGCACCTGTGCACGACCCCGCTCGCCAGCCTTGTGCTCGGACTGTCGATGACTTTCACGGCGCTTCGGCGAACGGTGTGGCTCGCCTTGGCCGGCGTCATGCTCCGCATGGGCGGGGGACTGACGATCGGTTGGCTCGTGGTCTCTCTCCTGGAACTGACCGACATGGCACGGCTGGTCGTGCTGCTCATTGCCGGGATGCCGTCTGCCGTCACGGCGGTCATCTTTGCGTCAGAGACGAGGCTCGACGAAGATCTCGTCGCCTCGATCGTCGCGCTCTCCATCTGCGTCGGCGTCGCGGTCCTGCCCGGCCTTCCGTCACTGGTGACGTGGCTGAATGGATAG
- the APA2 gene encoding ATP adenylyltransferase, with amino-acid sequence MPADFSLEPGSLWKVMRTRTLEARQSGALQAIPTRTATIEEGGIVFEIRIVQALEQKAQPQSGPIKVDPFLPYDAELFVGEISPTHFVLLNKYSVVDHHVLMVTHAFEDQETLLTRTDCDVLLRSLAEVDGLAFYNSGPIAGGSQPHKHLQLIPLSADGGPRVPIEPLLAGMTSSGTIPRLPYLHAYAPMDPKWLHAGRENADALRNCYRSLLDAVNMPVEPAFGGLERTGPYNLLATRRWLLLVPRIREFFEGISINALGLAGLFLAKNDGQLDTLGTHGPLAALRHVTKPPVAR; translated from the coding sequence ATGCCGGCGGATTTCTCATTAGAGCCAGGATCGCTCTGGAAGGTGATGCGTACGCGCACCCTCGAGGCGCGACAGTCTGGAGCCCTGCAGGCCATCCCAACCAGAACGGCGACGATCGAGGAAGGTGGAATTGTCTTTGAAATACGGATCGTCCAGGCGCTCGAGCAAAAGGCGCAGCCGCAATCCGGACCGATCAAGGTCGATCCCTTTCTCCCCTACGATGCCGAGCTCTTCGTCGGCGAGATCTCGCCCACCCATTTCGTGCTGCTGAACAAGTACAGCGTGGTGGATCATCACGTCCTGATGGTGACGCACGCGTTCGAAGATCAGGAAACGCTGCTCACCCGGACGGACTGCGACGTGCTACTTCGGAGCCTGGCCGAGGTCGATGGGCTGGCCTTTTACAATTCCGGACCGATTGCCGGGGGAAGCCAACCGCACAAGCATCTCCAACTGATCCCTCTTTCAGCAGATGGCGGTCCACGCGTGCCGATTGAGCCCCTGCTCGCCGGGATGACGTCCTCAGGAACGATTCCGCGCCTCCCCTACTTACATGCCTACGCGCCGATGGATCCCAAATGGCTTCACGCCGGTCGCGAAAATGCCGATGCGCTGCGGAACTGCTATCGCTCGCTGCTCGATGCCGTGAACATGCCCGTGGAACCCGCCTTCGGAGGCCTTGAGCGCACAGGGCCGTATAATCTACTGGCCACCAGACGCTGGCTCCTGCTCGTTCCTCGCATCAGGGAGTTCTTCGAAGGCATTTCCATCAATGCGTTGGGACTGGCGGGCCTCTTCCTCGCCAAGAATGACGGACAACTGGACACGCTTGGAACACACGGACCGCTCGCTGCCCTTCGCCATGTCACCAAACCGCCGGTCGCTCGCTAA
- the ppa gene encoding inorganic pyrophosphatase: protein MSGTTSDPIQRLLGLMFKAHPWHGVSIGEKAPDVVTAYIEIVPTDTVKYEVDKASGFLKIDRPQRFSNFCPVYYGLIPQTFCGEKVAALFGKRARRKGMIGDGDPLDICVLSEKSIPHSDILLTAMPIGGLSMADGGEADDKIIAVMKEDAVYGGMTDIRQVPLSLLDRLQHYFLTYKSAPGTIHHKVEITSVYGREEALKVIRASHADYRGKFPELRSLWPKGL, encoded by the coding sequence ATGAGCGGCACGACGAGCGATCCTATACAACGGTTGCTGGGGCTGATGTTCAAGGCCCATCCCTGGCACGGAGTCTCCATTGGAGAGAAGGCTCCGGACGTCGTCACCGCCTACATCGAGATCGTTCCGACCGATACGGTGAAGTACGAGGTGGACAAGGCCAGCGGCTTTCTCAAGATTGACCGTCCGCAACGATTCTCGAATTTCTGCCCCGTCTATTACGGGCTGATTCCACAGACGTTCTGCGGCGAAAAGGTCGCCGCTCTGTTCGGCAAACGAGCCCGTCGCAAAGGCATGATCGGGGACGGCGATCCGCTGGACATCTGCGTGCTGTCCGAGAAGAGCATTCCGCACAGCGATATTCTCTTGACCGCCATGCCGATCGGCGGATTGAGCATGGCCGACGGCGGAGAAGCGGACGACAAAATCATCGCCGTGATGAAGGAGGATGCCGTGTATGGAGGGATGACCGACATCCGGCAGGTTCCCCTGTCGTTGCTCGACCGGCTCCAGCATTATTTCCTGACGTACAAGAGCGCGCCGGGCACGATCCATCACAAGGTGGAGATCACCAGCGTCTACGGTCGCGAGGAGGCGCTCAAAGTGATCCGTGCGAGCCATGCCGACTACCGCGGCAAGTTCCCCGAATTACGTTCGCTCTGGCCCAAAGGACTGTAG
- a CDS encoding MFS transporter → MDVTRGRNDDQTTQWNSSSDHTGSEVEPMSARDGNPSVNERRASSLRWVLATLSLSTVLSSLGASIANVGLPTFAQAFTASVQEVQWIVLAYLLAVTTLIVTVGRLGDITGRRRLLLAGIVLFTVASGLCGVAPTFGLLIAARTAQGVGAAIMMALTVALVTESVPKSKAGSAIGMLGTMSALGTALAPSLGGVLISGLGWRAIFLVNVPMGALTLLLAHRCLPDDAPRPKAGPAGFDPAGMLLLALTLASYTLAVTIGRGSFGALNMALLVAAALGVVLFTRVEGRTVSPLIQVEIFRNRELSAGLAMSALVATVMMTTLVVGPFYLSRAFGLDVALVGLVLSVGPLVAAITAVPAGRLADRFGPPRMTIVGLIGIAIGSMMLSLMPVAVGLAGYIAPLVVMTAGYAFFQTANNTAVMTESSQGQRGVVSGMLNLSRNLGLITGASVMGAVFAFASATPDISTAAPAAAATGMRVTFAVATALVAVALTLAFGSRARAARAPELESA, encoded by the coding sequence ATGGATGTCACGCGTGGAAGGAACGACGATCAGACGACGCAATGGAACAGCTCCTCCGACCACACAGGGAGCGAGGTCGAGCCCATGAGTGCGCGGGATGGAAACCCATCTGTCAACGAGAGACGGGCGTCATCGCTTCGGTGGGTGCTCGCCACCCTGTCGCTCTCCACGGTGTTGTCCTCCCTCGGCGCCAGCATCGCCAATGTCGGTTTGCCGACGTTTGCGCAAGCCTTCACGGCCTCCGTCCAGGAAGTCCAGTGGATCGTCCTCGCCTATCTCCTTGCCGTCACCACTCTCATCGTCACCGTCGGACGCCTCGGCGACATCACCGGGCGCCGGCGATTGTTACTGGCTGGCATCGTCCTGTTCACGGTCGCCTCCGGTCTGTGCGGTGTCGCGCCGACGTTCGGGCTGTTGATCGCCGCTCGGACGGCGCAGGGCGTCGGGGCGGCCATTATGATGGCCCTGACCGTGGCGCTCGTCACCGAGTCGGTTCCAAAGTCCAAGGCCGGTAGTGCTATTGGAATGCTCGGGACCATGTCGGCTCTCGGCACGGCGCTCGCGCCTTCGCTCGGGGGTGTGCTGATCTCCGGACTCGGTTGGCGGGCCATCTTCCTCGTCAACGTCCCGATGGGTGCCTTGACGCTTCTGCTGGCACATCGTTGTTTGCCGGACGATGCCCCGCGGCCGAAGGCCGGTCCGGCGGGCTTCGACCCGGCGGGGATGCTGTTACTTGCCCTGACGCTCGCGTCCTACACGCTTGCCGTGACGATTGGCCGCGGTAGTTTCGGCGCGCTCAACATGGCCCTCCTGGTGGCGGCCGCATTGGGAGTCGTCCTCTTCACGAGAGTGGAGGGACGGACGGTCTCGCCGTTGATTCAGGTGGAGATTTTCCGCAACCGAGAGCTGAGCGCCGGTCTCGCCATGAGCGCGCTTGTTGCGACAGTGATGATGACGACGCTGGTCGTGGGGCCGTTTTACCTCTCGCGCGCGTTCGGGCTTGACGTGGCGCTCGTTGGACTCGTCTTATCCGTGGGCCCGCTTGTCGCCGCGATCACCGCCGTGCCGGCTGGGCGTCTGGCCGACCGATTCGGCCCGCCCCGCATGACAATCGTGGGACTGATTGGAATCGCGATCGGTTCGATGATGCTGTCCCTGATGCCGGTGGCCGTTGGCCTCGCCGGCTACATTGCCCCACTCGTCGTCATGACGGCCGGCTATGCCTTCTTCCAGACCGCCAACAACACCGCCGTGATGACGGAGTCCAGCCAGGGCCAACGGGGTGTCGTGTCCGGTATGCTCAACCTCTCGCGGAACCTCGGGCTCATCACCGGCGCCTCGGTGATGGGCGCCGTGTTTGCGTTCGCGTCGGCGACGCCCGATATCTCCACGGCGGCACCCGCCGCTGCTGCGACCGGGATGCGGGTCACGTTTGCGGTCGCGACGGCGCTGGTCGCCGTCGCGCTCACGCTCGCGTTCGGGAGTCGTGCGCGCGCGGCGCGCGCGCCTGAGCTCGAGTCGGCTTGA
- a CDS encoding methyltransferase — translation MATRKLKPDRIMQLGIGFWASKTLLVAVEFGLFTELAKGPLDGETLRTRLGLHERSARDFFDALVALGMLKRTGSRYANTPETNWFLDRNKPSYIGGNLEAQNARLYGFWSNLAEGLRTGKPQNEVKTGGEFFGTLYSDPQRLEQFLKAMTGLSAAAGRAIAKKFPWKKYRTLTDVGCAQGGVTVEVALAHKHLTGQGMDLPVVRPIFEAYAQQRGVAKRLAFHPGNFFEDPMPSCDVIVMGHILHDWNLEEKMLLLRKAYQAVPANGAVIVHENLIDDARNKNAFGLLMSLNMLIETHGGFDFTGADCRKWMKEVGFRRTQVERLGGPDGMVIGYK, via the coding sequence ATGGCAACACGCAAGCTTAAGCCGGATCGCATCATGCAGCTCGGCATAGGATTTTGGGCGTCGAAGACCCTCCTCGTCGCTGTGGAGTTCGGCCTGTTTACGGAGTTGGCCAAGGGACCGCTCGACGGTGAGACCCTCCGCACACGACTGGGTCTGCATGAACGGAGCGCACGGGATTTCTTCGATGCACTGGTCGCCTTGGGCATGCTCAAGCGCACCGGGAGCCGTTATGCGAATACGCCGGAGACGAACTGGTTTCTGGATCGGAATAAGCCATCCTATATTGGTGGCAACCTCGAAGCGCAGAATGCGCGGCTGTACGGTTTTTGGAGCAATCTGGCCGAAGGGCTCCGAACCGGTAAGCCGCAGAATGAAGTGAAGACGGGAGGCGAGTTTTTCGGCACGCTGTACAGCGATCCGCAGCGCTTGGAGCAATTCCTGAAGGCGATGACCGGTCTTAGCGCGGCAGCCGGGCGCGCCATTGCAAAAAAGTTTCCATGGAAGAAATACCGGACGTTAACCGACGTGGGCTGTGCCCAGGGCGGCGTAACGGTGGAGGTCGCGCTCGCGCACAAGCACCTGACCGGACAGGGGATGGATCTACCGGTCGTACGGCCTATTTTCGAAGCCTATGCGCAGCAGCGAGGGGTGGCGAAGCGCCTCGCGTTTCATCCGGGGAATTTCTTCGAAGACCCCATGCCGTCCTGCGACGTGATCGTGATGGGACACATTCTGCACGACTGGAATCTCGAGGAGAAAATGCTGCTTTTGCGCAAGGCCTACCAGGCAGTCCCCGCCAACGGCGCAGTGATCGTCCATGAAAATTTAATCGACGATGCGCGGAATAAGAACGCCTTCGGCCTGCTCATGAGCTTGAACATGCTCATTGAAACGCACGGTGGGTTCGACTTCACCGGGGCCGACTGTCGGAAATGGATGAAGGAAGTTGGATTCCGGCGTACGCAGGTCGAACGGCTGGGTGGTCCCGATGGGATGGTGATCGGATACAAATAG
- the hipO2 gene encoding hippurate hydrolase → MRFVEDIAMSLIPEPLMHRLVLLRRVLHEYPELSGQEAKTAEVICKFLDGIAITYRAQVGGHGVVADIPGPPGVPCVVLRADTDALPIQEETGLPFASVCDGVMHACGHDGHTTMLLGAAALLSDDKELPAPVRLVFQPAEECGTGALAMIEAGVLDGAGMIFGGHLDRHYHPGAIVVTEGPVNASSDSFTIGIVGQGAHGARPHESIDAVVVGSLMIMALQTIVSREVDPARPSVVSVGQFHAGSAPNVIAGQARLSGTVRAQDPVVRQQLLSSVRRIAESIAQLHGAKIQVTIKEGTPPLINTADMASLARQAAIAAVGESNVLPLKTANMGGEDFSYYMAKVPGAYVRFGSQVPGKEGYPAHSSKYDFDEEALAVGAAYFHAIAQVAGRRLKQMMGRISTSVSGHDSSS, encoded by the coding sequence GTGCGTTTCGTCGAGGATATCGCCATGTCATTGATTCCTGAGCCCTTGATGCACCGTCTCGTGCTACTCCGACGCGTGCTCCACGAATATCCAGAGTTGAGCGGACAGGAAGCCAAGACCGCGGAGGTCATCTGCAAATTTCTTGACGGAATCGCCATCACCTACCGCGCGCAGGTCGGCGGGCATGGGGTCGTGGCAGACATTCCGGGGCCGCCCGGCGTGCCCTGCGTCGTCCTGCGGGCCGATACGGATGCTTTGCCGATTCAGGAAGAGACCGGACTGCCGTTCGCCTCCGTGTGCGATGGGGTCATGCATGCCTGCGGCCACGACGGGCATACCACGATGCTGCTGGGAGCCGCCGCCCTGCTGAGCGACGACAAGGAGTTGCCGGCGCCCGTGCGGTTGGTGTTTCAGCCGGCGGAAGAATGCGGTACGGGTGCGCTGGCGATGATCGAGGCCGGGGTCTTGGACGGGGCCGGCATGATCTTCGGTGGACACCTCGACCGGCACTATCATCCCGGTGCGATCGTCGTGACCGAAGGACCGGTCAACGCCTCCTCCGACAGTTTCACGATCGGCATCGTCGGCCAGGGCGCGCATGGCGCGCGTCCGCACGAGAGTATCGACGCGGTGGTGGTCGGAAGTCTGATGATCATGGCGCTGCAGACGATCGTCTCGCGGGAGGTCGATCCCGCCCGTCCGTCCGTGGTCTCCGTCGGGCAGTTTCACGCCGGTTCGGCTCCGAACGTGATTGCCGGACAGGCGCGCCTAAGCGGCACCGTGCGCGCGCAGGATCCGGTCGTGCGCCAGCAGTTACTGAGTTCGGTTCGCCGGATTGCGGAGTCGATCGCGCAGCTGCACGGCGCAAAAATTCAGGTCACGATCAAGGAAGGGACGCCTCCCCTCATCAATACGGCTGACATGGCGAGCCTCGCCCGTCAGGCGGCGATCGCGGCGGTGGGTGAGTCGAACGTCCTGCCGCTCAAGACCGCGAACATGGGCGGAGAAGACTTCAGCTACTATATGGCCAAAGTCCCCGGTGCGTACGTCCGGTTCGGCAGCCAAGTACCGGGCAAGGAAGGCTATCCGGCCCATTCCAGCAAGTACGATTTCGACGAGGAGGCGCTTGCCGTCGGTGCCGCCTATTTTCACGCGATCGCGCAGGTTGCCGGGCGGCGCTTGAAGCAGATGATGGGCCGAATCTCCACTTCGGTCTCCGGCCATGATTCGAGTTCGTGA